TTTGCCGCGGGTGGCTTCTTCGCAACCTTCTTCGGAGCCGCCTTCTTCGGCATCGGCGCCGCGACTGCCAACTTGCTGCTCGGCCGCTTCACCCACTTGGCCGGGACGGCGGCAACTGTAGCGGGGAGCGTCGGGTCTGCGGGAGGCGCGTGGATGACGTGCTGCCCCAGCCGCTTCCACTTTCCGCCAGCAGCGGGAGGCGCGGCGACCACCGCACCTTCGGTGGTGGCTTCCACGACGGCGCTGGATCCAGATGCGGTCGCTGCAGCTGGTCCACGCGGCACATCCTGGCCCGGGAGCGGCGGAGGGTTGATTGTGTCCATGTCGGGGCGGACGCGGGGGCTCTGGTGGCCGAAGATGGGTGGGGGTGGCGGCATCGGGAGCGGAGGGTGGAGCGGAAGCGGGAAAGGGACGAGCTGAAAGTTCCTTCTCACCAAGGGGGAAATGGATGGAGGGAGCGCTCGCACATCCCCTTCGACCCGGGAACTTGGGTTTGCGCGGCGCGAATTGGGGCGGCcccgatttttttaaaaaaaatgggGGTCCAATGCGGGATCTAAACGGTCCCTTTTTTAGACTCCGAACAGGAAATCGTCGGTTATTATGCGAATGGGGGTCGAATGGGGGTCTACTAGAGATGCTCttggacacttattatggatccgcAACTTTTATCAGAAGTGATATCACGTTTGTTTGTATCAAAACCCAAAGCAAAAGATAAGCTTTAGTTAGCTAGATGCTAATTTTGATAATATACGGTAATGGTTGTTGTTTTAATGGGCGCAAAGTCTTCTCAGTTAAGTGAAAAATATAGTTACACGTGTTAACGAGTAGTTATATTTCACCCTCTCTTCTTGCGACGAAGATGGTAACAACATATTTCCGTCCATCCGCGAAACACAATGTTTAGGAAAAAATCAACCCATACTAGCGCCGTACTAGAGCACATGCACATTTTTGCTTCTTTCTTTTCCTAAGCAAAAATTGTCTTTCTACAGTCTTTCCTTGTGTTGAGTCAAACGCTACCCATTCTCAAGATTTaaatttgaccaagaattaaactagGAAAACAACAGGAGTTAATgaaacaattgataaccttgctcTTATTGAACTacccctcaccaatccccttttcacatggtcaagcaattgagaggaatCCACTGTACAAATAATCGACCATGTGTTCGTAAACGACTCATGCAACCAAATCTTCCCAAACTCATCTGTCTCGTCCAGTCGTCCCCAGCCCGGTTTGTATGTGATCACGCCTCCTTATCGTCTCAATCTCCACTCACATCCCCGTCCCGCCACCTTTCGATTCGAAAATTTATGGGCCCTCAATCCTGCTTGGGCCTCAACCCGACAAATTCAAACATCGCTTCTGGGCTCGTTGCCGCGCTTAAATGCTCATGCCTACCGCTTTGACCATGGCATTGTGGTCAGCTGGCACAACACTACCGTGAATCAAATGCCAAAATCGTAATTTCCTTCTTTGGTCACATCAAATAATCCAGAGTCCTATCAGAACTCACCCTTTGTCGACCGGTCGTCAAAGCCCTACGACGCGTGATCCATGAGAGAGTTGCTTTTTGGGAAAATAGAAGCAAAATTAAATATGCAATAGATGGAGGAGGACAAGAATTCCAAACATTTCCATGTTGTCGCCTCTAACTACTTCAATATTTTTTCCATCCTACAAATTAATGGACCCGAATTCACATCTTGTGAACATAAAACGAAAATCTTGACCAATTACTACCAACAACTTCCCGGCCTACCCTTTCACCCTCAATGGAATTTCTCACTCTCTGAACTACAACCCTCACACATTAGCTATCCTCCATTGCTTATATCCTTTCACCGAAAAAGAAATCGTTGATGCTTTATATTTCCGACCAGGTGTATATAGAAAGTTCTTTGGCTAGACGGCCCACACGACAAGCGTCAATCGAGCCCACCTAATTCTAATCCCCAAAAAGACTCTGCCAGGATATACTAGTGCGCAGGGCAGCCTCACGCCCTCACTCCGTCACTCCTCTTCCACTTTCCACTACCCACAGCGCAGAGCGGCGGCGCTAGGGCTGGCAATGGAGATGGGGTCGGACCTCGGAGATGCCAAGCGTATGAACCTAGCTGCACCGGGGATCCACGAAGTGGCACCGCCGATGCCGGCAACGCCGACTCCAGAAGCGATAGATCTGGAAGCCATGGTCGTGGAGAAGAGCGCAGAACCGCCGCCCGGAGCGGAGAAAGATGAAGGACAGTTGCTGGACCACATCAGCTGCGTCTCCGACCACATCCTCGGTGAGATCATCTCCCTCCTCCCCCTCAAGGAAGGCGCCCGCACCCAGGTCCTCTCGTcccggtggcgccacctctggcgccACGCCCCTCTCAACCTCGACTTCCGTGGCCTCCCCGCCTCCGACAACATGCTGTCGTCGCGATGTGTCCTGGTGAGCGACATCCTCGCCGCCCACAAGggctccggccgccgcctctgCCTCCCCGGTAACCACATCCAGTGCCGAGCCGATGCGCTGGACGCCTGGCTCCGGTCCCCCGCCCTCAACAACCTCCAGGAGCTCGAGTTCTACTTCTACGGCAAAAGATACTGCGCTCCGGATCTAGTATTGCTGCTACCGCCGCCGGCGTCCATCTTCCGGTGCTCGTCCACTCTCCGGGTTGCAATTATCAGCAACTGCTATCTCACGGACGACGCCGTCGAAACGCTTCGCTTCAAACAGCTCAGGAGGCTCGCGCTCGTACATGTCAAGATCTCGGAGGTCTCACTGCACAAGATTATCTCTACGGGCTGTCCTGGCCTGGAGTGCTTGCTGCTTAGTACCATTTCGGGCGTCCGCTGTCACCGGATCAACTCCCCCACCCTTAGAAGCATTGGCATTTGTTCTAGCTCAGATGAACTCATCATCGAGGACGCCCCGTCGCTTGAAAGCCTGCTCTATCCTGAAATGAATAAGCGGATGAAAACTACGGTTATCTCCGCGCCTAAACTTGAGACTCTGGGCTGCATTCCTGAAAAATATAGAGATTCCAGAATCGTGTTTGGCTCCACAGTTATCCAGGTAGCTATGTTTTTTTGTACTTATGACTTTTCCACAAGTCTTCGCATTAGCTGCATTTTTGTTACATATGGTTACTTAGTCGTGCTTTAATATTATGTTCCATGTTTCATGAAGGCGGGGTTGCGCATTGATAGCCTGACAACGGTGGTGCGCACTGTCAAGATCTTGGCCATCCATATGCCATTTTTTGATCAGGATACGGTTATTGACTTGATGAGATGCTTTCCGTGCTTGGAAAAGTTGTATGCGAAGGAGGTGATTCTTCATTGACAGTTCATAGAGTATTTAGTGTTCAGTGTTTTGAACTGCTCTTTTGATTTACTTGATGTCCTAGAGTGTTTGATTTCCCTTGTCTATGCCTCTTTTCAGGCAAATCAGCCATGTGAACAAAATAGATGGAACCGTAAAAACTGGAACCTTCTCACATCTCTTGACTTCCGTTTGAGGACAATAGTGCTGAGATGTTATTGCAAGACCTACTTCCAAGTTAACTTCGCCACATTCTTCATGCTGAACTCAAGAATGCTAGAGACAATGAGGCTCGAGGTCGCATCCTGCAATTACAACGAGCACTTCTTTGCAGAACAACATGAGATGCTCCAGATGGAGAAGAGGGCATCTAGAGGTGCTCGGCTTTGCTTTACAACTGGCTGTCACCATGAAGTTTCAGGTACCATGCATCTCGATGATTTGGATTCTACCGACCCCTTCGATTGTGGA
This Lolium perenne isolate Kyuss_39 chromosome 1, Kyuss_2.0, whole genome shotgun sequence DNA region includes the following protein-coding sequences:
- the LOC127327220 gene encoding putative FBD-associated F-box protein At5g56440; the protein is MEMGSDLGDAKRMNLAAPGIHEVAPPMPATPTPEAIDLEAMVVEKSAEPPPGAEKDEGQLLDHISCVSDHILGEIISLLPLKEGARTQVLSSRWRHLWRHAPLNLDFRGLPASDNMLSSRCVLVSDILAAHKGSGRRLCLPGNHIQCRADALDAWLRSPALNNLQELEFYFYGKRYCAPDLVLLLPPPASIFRCSSTLRVAIISNCYLTDDAVETLRFKQLRRLALVHVKISEVSLHKIISTGCPGLECLLLSTISGVRCHRINSPTLRSIGICSSSDELIIEDAPSLESLLYPEMNKRMKTTVISAPKLETLGCIPEKYRDSRIVFGSTVIQAGLRIDSLTTVVRTVKILAIHMPFFDQDTVIDLMRCFPCLEKLYAKEANQPCEQNRWNRKNWNLLTSLDFRLRTIVLRCYCKTYFQVNFATFFMLNSRMLETMRLEVASCNYNEHFFAEQHEMLQMEKRASRGARLCFTTGCHHEVSGTMHLDDLDSTDPFDCGC